The Burkholderia sp. NRF60-BP8 genomic sequence GGCTCCTGATCGCGTTCACGCTGGCCGCGGCCGGCTATGCGCTCGTCGCGGCCTTCGCGCCGCGGCCGCGCATGCCGCGCACGGCGGTGCGCGACGGCTTCGAGCCGGTCAGCGTGCTCAAGCCGCTGTGCGGCGCCGAGCCGCACCTGTACGAAAACCTCGCGACTTTCTGCGTGCAGCGCCATCCGCGCTATGAGGTGCTGTTCGGCGTCGCATCGTCCGCCGATCCGGCGATCGCCATCGTCGAGCGGCTGCGCGCCGATCATCCGGAGTGCGACATCACGCTCGTGATCGACGCGCGCGTGCATGGCAAGAACCTGAAGGTCAGCAACCTGATCAATCTCGCCGAGCGCGCGAAATACGGCCGCATCGTGATCGCGGACAGCGACATCGCGGTCGAGCCCGACTATCTGGAGCGCGTGACGGCGCCGCTCGCCGACGCGTCGGTCGGGGTCGTCACGTGCCTGTATCATGCGCGCAGCGTCGGCGGCTTCTGGACGCGGATCGGCGCCCAGTTCGTCGACGCCTGGTTCGCGCCGTCGGTGCGGATCACGCATCTCGGCCGTTCGAGCCGCTTTGGCTTCGGCGCGACGCTCGCGCTCACGCGCGACACGCTCGACCGGATCGGCGGTCTCGTCGCGCTGAAGGACGAGCTGGCCGACGATTTCTGGCTGGCCGAGCTGCCGCGCCGCCTCGGGCGGCGCACCGTGCTGTCGGAGGTCGAGGTCGCGACCGACGTGATCGAACCGTCGTTCGGGCCGCTATGGCACCGCGAGACGCGCTGGCTGCGCACGATTCGTTCGCTGAACCCGGCCGGCTTCGCGTTCCTGTTCATTACGTTTACCGTGCCGTGGCTCGCGATCGGCGCGGCGCTCGCATTGCGCCTCGACGGCACCGTCGCCGGCTGGCTGGCGGGCGGAGCGGCCGCGGTCGGCGCATTCGGGCGGCTCGTGCTGCATGCGCGCGGCGAGGACGGCTGGCGCGCGTTCTGGCGCGACCTGCCGCTCGTCGCGGTGCGCGATACGCTGCTCGCGCTCGAGTGGCTCGCGGCCGTGTTCGGCACGCACGTCGTGTGGCGCGGCGCGAGGATGACGGTCGTCGGCGGCGAACGCGCGGCGGCCGCCGTGGAAGCAGTGGACGGCCGCTAGGGCCGTCGATCGAACCGGCCCGCGGGCCGAGACGCGTCGCACGGCGAAGCCGCGCGGCGCGACATGACGGAGAGGCGGGCGCCCGCATGGCGGCCCGCGATTTTTGACTGAATCGTTGCAACGAAACGAACTATGCAGGCTACCGGAGCATTCATGAAAACGCTGTTCTTGCAGGCCCCTTCGTATGACGGCTTCGACGGCGGAGCCGGCTCGCGCTATCAGGCGAAGCGCGAAATCCGTTCCTTCTGGTATCCGACCTGGCTCGCGCAGCCGGCC encodes the following:
- the hpnI gene encoding bacteriohopanetetrol glucosamine biosynthesis glycosyltransferase HpnI — translated: MTPTVTLLDWLLIAFTLAAAGYALVAAFAPRPRMPRTAVRDGFEPVSVLKPLCGAEPHLYENLATFCVQRHPRYEVLFGVASSADPAIAIVERLRADHPECDITLVIDARVHGKNLKVSNLINLAERAKYGRIVIADSDIAVEPDYLERVTAPLADASVGVVTCLYHARSVGGFWTRIGAQFVDAWFAPSVRITHLGRSSRFGFGATLALTRDTLDRIGGLVALKDELADDFWLAELPRRLGRRTVLSEVEVATDVIEPSFGPLWHRETRWLRTIRSLNPAGFAFLFITFTVPWLAIGAALALRLDGTVAGWLAGGAAAVGAFGRLVLHARGEDGWRAFWRDLPLVAVRDTLLALEWLAAVFGTHVVWRGARMTVVGGERAAAAVEAVDGR